The DNA sequence CTTTAACAATTTCAGTGATATTGTTTGTACCTAATACTGCCGCGATTTCAAGTGTACGCGCCATGATAGCTGAGTGGCTTGTACGTCCACCAATGTTGGTTACAAAAGCTTTTACAAAGTTTTTGTCCAATTGAGCTGTATCTGAAGGAGTCAAGTCATGCGCAATCACGATCACTTCTTCATTGATAGAAGCTGGGTTTGGCAATTTTTTACCAAGGAGATTTGCCAATACACGTTTTGTTACGTCGCGGATATCCGCTGCACGTTCTTGCATGTATGGGTTGTCTTCCATGCCTTCAAAGATAGTGATAAACATGTCTGTCACTTCTTTCAGGCCTGCTTCTGCATTCACTTTCTTCGCACGGATTGTTTCCTTGATTTGACTGATCATTTCTGGGTCAGCAAGAACCATTAAGTGAGCGTCAAAAACTTGAGCTGCTTCTTCACCGAGCGTACCTACTGCTTTCTCACGAATAACAGAAAGCTCGTCTTGTGATGCTTTTAGAGCGGCATCAAGGCGAGCTTCTTCTGCGTTTGTATCTTCGACTGTAATAGTCTCAAATGACAAATCCGGTTGAACGAGTAGATATGCTTTTGCAACTGCAACACCGTCAGATGCTGCGATTCCTTTAAGCATTTCTGTCATTTTCCTTATGCCAATCCTTCTTTTTCCATAGTTTCAGTGATAGCAGCGATTGCGTCGTCAGCATCTGCACCTTCAGCTGAAATTGTAACGTCAGCACCTTGGCCAACACCAAGACTCATAACACCCATGATAGATTTAAGGTTTACTGATTTACCTTTGTATTCAAGAGTGATATCTGAAGCAAATTTGCTAGCTGTTTGAACCAACAATGTTGCTGGACGTGCGTGAATACCTGTTTCTGCCACTACGTGGAAATCTTTAGAAGCCATAGTTTGACTCTCCTTTAGTTATTTCTTT is a window from the Streptococcus oralis genome containing:
- a CDS encoding phosphocarrier protein HPr — translated: MASKDFHVVAETGIHARPATLLVQTASKFASDITLEYKGKSVNLKSIMGVMSLGVGQGADVTISAEGADADDAIAAITETMEKEGLA